A window of the Janthinobacterium agaricidamnosum NBRC 102515 = DSM 9628 genome harbors these coding sequences:
- a CDS encoding (2Fe-2S)-binding protein, whose translation MTLLTINGKQHQVDLPEDTPLLWTLRDELGMTGTKFGCGMALCGACTVHLDGVAIRSCITPISAAAGKQVTTIEAVSEDKVGHAVQQAWQALGVPQCGYCQAGQIMSATALLRTTPQPNDQQIREAMSGNICRCGTYTRIHAAIKQASQEVAGKGASQ comes from the coding sequence ATGACACTCCTGACGATCAATGGCAAGCAACATCAAGTTGACCTGCCTGAAGACACGCCCCTACTCTGGACGCTGCGCGACGAACTCGGCATGACCGGCACCAAATTCGGCTGCGGCATGGCGCTGTGCGGCGCCTGCACCGTGCACCTGGACGGCGTCGCGATCCGCTCGTGCATCACGCCGATTTCGGCCGCCGCCGGCAAGCAGGTCACCACCATCGAAGCGGTGTCGGAAGACAAGGTCGGCCACGCCGTCCAGCAAGCATGGCAGGCGCTCGGCGTGCCGCAATGCGGCTATTGCCAGGCGGGCCAGATCATGTCGGCCACCGCGCTGCTGCGCACCACGCCGCAACCGAACGACCAGCAAATCCGCGAAGCGATGAGCGGCAACATCTGCCGCTGCGGCACCTACACGCGTATCCACGCCGCGATCAAGCAGGCCTCGCAAGAAGTCGCCGGCAAGGGAGCGTCCCAATGA
- a CDS encoding DNA-3-methyladenine glycosylase family protein, whose product MRGVTPGRQRQWDIALPAGYRVQDLLSFHGRDTESVAEQIGPSSIRKGVLLDGVALLLDIDLRTGHAACRASADARLTPAAWHAVHGALLNMLGLRIDPQPFETLAAGDALLAPLVQAHPGLRIMQSASVFEALTWAIIGQQINLPFAIALRRTFILQAGRRHSGGLWCYPEAADVLRLDVDDLTSRKFSRAKADTLLRVAQLVHDGVLSLAAPASGDMAPVRAALLAVKGIGPWTANYALLRGYGYADCSLHGDVAIRNALQVLLGEPVKPDMRRTEQWLARYAPQRTMLAAHLWASRHKQDN is encoded by the coding sequence GTGCGCGGTGTGACGCCTGGCCGGCAGCGGCAATGGGACATCGCGCTGCCGGCCGGCTACCGTGTCCAGGATCTGCTGTCCTTTCATGGCCGCGACACCGAAAGCGTGGCCGAACAAATCGGTCCTTCATCGATACGCAAGGGCGTGCTGCTCGATGGCGTGGCGCTGCTGCTTGACATTGACTTGCGCACCGGCCACGCCGCATGCCGGGCCAGCGCCGACGCGCGATTAACCCCGGCGGCGTGGCACGCCGTGCATGGCGCGCTGCTGAACATGCTCGGGCTGCGCATCGACCCGCAGCCGTTCGAAACGCTGGCCGCCGGCGATGCGCTGCTGGCGCCGCTGGTTCAGGCCCATCCGGGACTGCGCATCATGCAGTCGGCCAGCGTGTTCGAGGCGCTGACCTGGGCCATCATCGGCCAGCAAATCAACTTGCCGTTCGCCATAGCACTGCGCCGCACGTTCATCCTGCAAGCGGGACGCCGGCACAGCGGCGGCTTGTGGTGCTATCCGGAAGCCGCCGATGTGCTGCGGCTGGACGTCGACGATTTGACCAGCCGTAAATTCTCGCGCGCCAAGGCGGACACCCTGCTGCGCGTGGCGCAGTTGGTGCACGATGGCGTATTGTCGCTGGCAGCGCCGGCCTCGGGCGATATGGCGCCGGTACGCGCGGCGCTGCTGGCCGTCAAGGGCATCGGCCCGTGGACCGCCAACTATGCGCTGCTGCGCGGCTACGGTTACGCCGACTGTTCGCTGCACGGCGACGTGGCGATCCGCAACGCGCTGCAGGTATTGCTGGGCGAGCCGGTGAAACCCGATATGCGGCGCACCGAGCAATGGCTGGCGCGCTATGCGCCGCAGCGTACGATGCTGGCCGCCCACTTATGGGCCAGCCGGCATAAACAAGATAATTGA
- a CDS encoding XdhC family protein: MDSIDLEVLKTSAAWIAAGQRCELITVIKTWGSSPRPIGATLAINNDGNVVGSVSGGCIEDDLIERVRRHGISRTLPEVVSYGISADEAHRFGLPCGGTIELAIEPLHEHSRVAELLARLESHELVERRLDLRSGAVALQRAIPGAVLQLDDHVLTTQHGPRWRLLIIGASQLSRFVAQIAMAMDYHVIVCDPREEYRSGWSVPGVELVHAMPDDLVLDLKLDRRSAVVALTHDPKLDDLALMEALRSDAFYVGAIGSRLNNSKRRERLLQFDVSPEQMSKLHGPIGLYIGSKTPAEIAISILAEMTAVKNGVPDSLQIQHAAALSKPSGEVCAV, from the coding sequence ATGGATAGCATCGACCTCGAAGTTTTAAAAACCAGCGCCGCCTGGATCGCCGCCGGCCAGCGCTGCGAATTAATCACCGTCATCAAGACCTGGGGCTCCAGTCCGCGCCCGATCGGCGCCACGCTGGCCATCAATAATGACGGCAATGTGGTCGGCTCGGTGTCCGGCGGCTGCATCGAAGACGACTTGATCGAGCGGGTGCGCCGGCACGGCATCAGCCGCACGCTGCCCGAAGTGGTCAGCTACGGCATCAGCGCCGACGAGGCGCACCGCTTCGGCCTGCCTTGCGGCGGCACCATCGAACTGGCCATCGAACCGCTGCATGAACATAGCCGGGTTGCCGAATTGCTGGCCCGCCTGGAAAGCCACGAACTGGTCGAGCGCCGCCTCGACCTGCGCAGCGGCGCCGTCGCGCTGCAGCGCGCCATCCCCGGCGCCGTGCTGCAACTGGACGACCATGTATTGACCACCCAGCACGGCCCGCGCTGGCGTTTGCTGATCATCGGCGCCAGCCAGTTGTCGCGCTTCGTCGCGCAAATCGCGATGGCGATGGATTACCACGTGATCGTCTGCGACCCGCGCGAAGAATACCGCAGCGGCTGGAGCGTGCCAGGCGTCGAGCTGGTGCATGCGATGCCGGACGACCTGGTGCTGGACTTGAAGCTGGACCGGCGCAGCGCCGTGGTGGCGCTGACCCACGACCCGAAACTGGACGACCTGGCGCTGATGGAAGCGCTGCGCTCGGATGCGTTTTACGTCGGCGCCATCGGTTCGCGCCTGAACAACAGCAAGCGCCGCGAACGGCTGCTGCAATTCGACGTCAGCCCCGAGCAAATGAGCAAGCTGCACGGGCCGATCGGCCTGTACATCGGCAGCAAGACGCCGGCCGAAATCGCCATTTCGATCCTCGCCGAAATGACGGCGGTCAAGAACGGCGTGCCCGATTCGCTGCAAATCCAGCACGCGGCGGCGCTGTCGAAACCGAGCGGGGAAGTGTGCGCGGTGTGA
- a CDS encoding M48 family metallopeptidase, giving the protein MSRITVLTHATTRTLLSPLLLALLLAGCSTPRQRTVAGLPERAAPEAAPASPTPQMVAAQETLGKMVMLQDRLYKVAAPLLINNADLCKTQARNLLGFTAKNKYSYPGEYADAAQAVLGYGDPLEVSGVLAGSGAARAGLRKGDSLIAAEGKPLPTGANAETQAAAVFGPLVASRATLAMTIWRNGDNKILNVPVTRACAFRVDLGNADNVNSYADGQRIMITRGMINFAQNDEAIAFVMAKDMAHNVLDHARSQRSAATVGSIIDNLSSVRPDLSMLAGSGGLKPMPQELDAAADSLALYMLARAGYNIDNAAGFWQKLAGQYPASVLNGYTANHPATAFRLAAINRTLADIKAKQSAKKPLKP; this is encoded by the coding sequence ATGTCCCGCATCACTGTCTTGACCCACGCCACAACACGCACCCTCTTGTCGCCGCTGCTGCTGGCCCTGCTGCTGGCCGGCTGCTCGACGCCGCGCCAGCGCACCGTGGCCGGCCTGCCGGAACGAGCCGCGCCGGAAGCGGCGCCTGCCTCGCCGACGCCGCAAATGGTGGCGGCGCAAGAGACGCTGGGCAAAATGGTGATGCTGCAAGACCGCCTGTACAAGGTGGCCGCGCCGCTGCTGATCAACAACGCCGACCTGTGCAAGACCCAGGCGCGCAACCTGCTCGGCTTTACCGCCAAGAACAAATATTCCTACCCGGGCGAATACGCCGACGCGGCGCAAGCCGTGCTCGGTTATGGCGATCCGCTGGAAGTGTCGGGCGTGCTGGCCGGCAGCGGCGCCGCGCGCGCCGGCTTGCGCAAGGGCGACAGTCTGATCGCAGCCGAAGGCAAGCCATTACCGACCGGCGCCAACGCCGAAACCCAGGCCGCCGCCGTGTTCGGCCCGCTGGTGGCCAGCCGCGCCACGCTGGCGATGACCATCTGGCGCAATGGTGACAACAAAATCCTGAATGTACCGGTGACCCGCGCCTGCGCCTTCCGGGTCGACCTGGGCAATGCCGACAATGTCAATTCCTATGCCGACGGGCAACGCATCATGATCACGCGCGGCATGATCAATTTTGCGCAAAACGATGAAGCCATCGCCTTCGTGATGGCCAAGGACATGGCGCACAATGTACTGGACCATGCGCGCAGCCAGCGTTCGGCGGCGACCGTCGGCAGCATCATCGACAACCTGAGCAGCGTGCGGCCCGACCTGTCGATGCTGGCCGGCAGCGGCGGCTTAAAACCGATGCCGCAAGAACTCGATGCGGCGGCCGACAGCCTGGCGCTGTACATGCTGGCCCGGGCCGGTTACAACATCGACAATGCGGCGGGCTTTTGGCAAAAACTGGCGGGACAATATCCGGCCAGCGTCCTGAACGGCTACACCGCGAACCATCCGGCGACCGCGTTCCGCCTCGCGGCGATCAACCGCACGCTGGCCGACATCAAGGCCAAACAATCGGCCAAGAAACCCTTGAAGCCTTAA
- the dut gene encoding dUTP diphosphatase produces MKTIDIKILDPRMQDQLPAYATPGSAGLDLRACIDAAITIEAGQTVLIPTGLAIHIGDPSYAAMILPRSGMGHKNGIVLGNLVGLIDSDYQGQLMVSTWNRGQSAFTLNPMERLAQLIIVPVLQVGFNVVEEFDGSERGAGGFGSTGKH; encoded by the coding sequence ATGAAAACAATCGACATCAAAATCCTCGACCCGCGCATGCAGGACCAATTGCCGGCCTACGCCACGCCAGGCAGCGCCGGGCTCGACCTGCGCGCCTGCATCGATGCGGCCATCACCATCGAAGCCGGCCAGACCGTGCTGATCCCGACCGGCCTGGCGATCCATATCGGCGACCCGTCGTACGCCGCGATGATCTTGCCGCGCAGCGGCATGGGTCACAAGAACGGCATTGTCCTGGGGAATCTGGTAGGCTTGATCGACTCGGATTACCAGGGCCAGCTGATGGTCTCGACCTGGAACCGTGGCCAGAGCGCCTTTACGCTCAACCCCATGGAGCGGCTGGCGCAATTGATCATTGTGCCGGTCTTGCAAGTGGGATTTAACGTCGTCGAAGAATTCGATGGAAGCGAACGCGGTGCTGGCGGATTTGGCAGCACCGGCAAACATTAA
- the coaBC gene encoding bifunctional phosphopantothenoylcysteine decarboxylase/phosphopantothenate--cysteine ligase CoaBC: protein MELSGKKIVLGLSGGVACYKAAELCRALTKAGATVQVVMTDAATHFITEVTMQALSGQPVYGSQWDARIGNNMAHIDLTRNADAILVAPCSADFIRKLAHGVCDDLLSTLCLARPRQLPLLVAPAMNVEMWLNPATQRNVQHIRDDGIKLFGPAAGEQACGETGLGRMLEPAQLLEELIAAFQPKVLTGKRVLVTAGPTFEAIDPVRGITNLSSGKMGYAVARAAREAGAEVTLVSGPTALDAPFGVRRIDVQSAQQMHDAVMADFDGQHIFIAVAAVADWRVANTSDQKLKKQADGSVPELQFAQNPDILASVAARTSLGGHPYCVGFAAESENLVQFGAAKREKKGIPLLVGNIGHQTFGHDDNTIILFDEDGHTVLPRASKLTLARQLISEISKRLAKGSLFK from the coding sequence ATGGAACTGTCCGGTAAAAAAATCGTCCTCGGCCTGTCCGGCGGCGTGGCCTGCTACAAGGCGGCGGAACTGTGCCGCGCGCTGACCAAGGCCGGCGCCACGGTGCAAGTGGTGATGACCGACGCCGCCACCCACTTCATCACCGAAGTGACAATGCAGGCGCTGTCCGGCCAGCCGGTCTACGGCAGCCAGTGGGATGCGCGTATCGGCAACAATATGGCGCATATCGACCTGACCCGCAATGCCGACGCGATCCTGGTCGCGCCCTGTTCGGCCGACTTCATCCGCAAGCTGGCGCACGGCGTCTGCGACGATTTATTGTCGACGCTGTGCCTGGCGCGGCCGCGCCAGTTGCCGCTGCTGGTGGCGCCGGCGATGAACGTCGAAATGTGGCTGAATCCGGCCACCCAGCGCAATGTGCAGCACATCCGCGACGACGGCATCAAGCTGTTCGGTCCGGCCGCCGGCGAACAGGCGTGCGGCGAAACGGGCCTGGGACGCATGCTGGAACCGGCCCAGCTGCTGGAAGAATTGATCGCCGCGTTCCAGCCGAAAGTGTTGACCGGCAAGCGCGTGCTGGTCACGGCCGGCCCGACCTTCGAAGCGATCGATCCGGTGCGCGGCATCACTAATTTGTCGTCAGGCAAGATGGGTTACGCGGTGGCGCGTGCGGCGCGTGAGGCGGGCGCCGAAGTGACGCTGGTGTCCGGCCCGACCGCGCTCGACGCGCCGTTCGGCGTGCGCCGCATCGACGTGCAAAGCGCACAGCAAATGCATGACGCGGTGATGGCCGATTTCGACGGCCAGCATATTTTCATCGCGGTGGCGGCGGTGGCCGACTGGCGCGTCGCCAATACCAGCGACCAGAAGCTGAAAAAACAGGCCGACGGTTCGGTGCCTGAATTGCAGTTCGCGCAAAATCCCGACATCCTGGCCAGCGTGGCCGCGCGCACCAGCCTGGGCGGCCATCCGTATTGCGTCGGCTTTGCCGCCGAATCGGAAAACCTGGTGCAGTTCGGCGCCGCCAAGCGCGAGAAAAAAGGCATCCCTTTGCTGGTGGGCAATATCGGCCACCAAACCTTCGGGCACGATGACAATACCATCATCCTGTTCGACGAAGACGGCCACACCGTGCTGCCGCGCGCCAGCAAACTGACGCTGGCGCGCCAGCTGATTTCGGAAATCTCGAAACGCCTGGCCAAGGGTTCGCTGTTCAAATAA
- the lspA gene encoding signal peptidase II encodes MATKNRFSSKPQSSLVPWLGIAAIVILIDQVSKITITKLFSYAEELVVTSFFNLTLVYNKGAAFSFLSNQGGWQRYLFTAIGLGAAAYIIYLLNKHRGQRLFCWALSLIMGGAIGNVIDRLLYGHVVDFLDFHWSGWGHFPAFNIADSAIFIGAVLFIIDELRRVNK; translated from the coding sequence ATGGCCACTAAAAACCGCTTTTCGTCGAAACCACAATCGTCCCTGGTGCCATGGCTGGGCATCGCCGCCATCGTGATCCTGATCGACCAGGTCAGCAAGATCACCATCACCAAGCTGTTTTCGTATGCCGAAGAATTGGTGGTGACGTCGTTTTTCAACCTGACGCTGGTCTATAACAAGGGTGCGGCCTTCAGTTTCCTGTCCAACCAGGGCGGCTGGCAGCGCTATCTGTTTACCGCCATCGGCCTGGGCGCGGCGGCCTACATCATCTACCTGCTCAACAAGCACCGCGGACAACGCCTGTTTTGCTGGGCGCTGTCGCTGATCATGGGGGGCGCGATCGGCAACGTGATCGACCGCCTGCTGTATGGCCACGTGGTCGATTTCCTCGATTTCCACTGGAGCGGCTGGGGCCATTTCCCGGCGTTTAATATTGCCGATTCCGCCATCTTCATCGGCGCGGTGCTGTTCATCATCGATGAATTGCGCCGAGTAAACAAGTAA
- the ileS gene encoding isoleucine--tRNA ligase gives MSDNNKPATPKQQKPAKADSKYPVNMTETPFPMRGDMAKREPQWVKEWQDKKIYHRVRKAAAGRPKFILHDGPPYANGDIHLGHAVNKILKDIVIKSRTMAGFDAPYVPGWDCHGMPIEIQIEKLYGKNLPTAEVLAKARAYATEQVERQKKDFIRLGVLAEWENPYLTMSYGNEADELRALGTMLEKGYVYRGLKPVNWCFDCGSALAEAEVEYADKRDPAIDVGFPFAEPAKVAAAFGLPSLPTENGQIVIWTTTPWTIPSNQALNVHPEVSYALVETVRDGAPLLLILAADLVAACLERYKLDGKVIATTSGAQLEGITFKHPLASQHAAFDRVSPVYLADYVTTDSGTGVVHSAPAYGQEDFVSCKAHGMKDDAILTPVMGDGKFVSTLPLFGGLTIWEASKPICDALTAAGSLFELKMFSHSYMHCWRHKTPIIYRATSQWFAGMDVTPKDGGPTLRQTALQGIADTRFFPDWGQARLHGMIANRPDWTLSRQRQWGVPMAFIVHKETGELHPRTPELLEQVASLIEKSGIEAWLTLDLQELLGDEAAMYQKNKDTLDVWFDSGSTHQTVLGGPAGKGSHAAQSQFPADLYLEGSDQHRGWFHSSLLTSAMLNGRPPYKALLTHGFTVDGEGKKMSKSLGNTLAPQKISDTLGADILRLWIASTDYTGELSISDEILKRVTESYRRIRNTLRFLLANTSDFDPNKDALPVADLLEIDRYALVNMAALQADIGKHFDAYEFHPVVSKLQNYCSEDLGGFYLDILKDRLYTSGLNSPARRSAQTALWHLTQSLLRLMAPMLSFTAEEAWAIFAGPQAYAASDETIFTQTYWELPAVQDGAALLEKYTALRAVRTDVTKQLEDLRTSGAIGSSLQAELTIKAAPAKYKLLSSLADDLKFVFITSQANAVEVADEAAETVTVTASGAAKCERCWHYRSDVGSHAEHATLCGRCVSNLFGAGEKRRFA, from the coding sequence ATGTCCGATAACAACAAACCAGCCACGCCCAAGCAGCAAAAACCCGCCAAGGCCGACAGCAAATACCCGGTCAACATGACCGAAACCCCATTCCCGATGCGCGGCGACATGGCCAAGCGCGAGCCGCAATGGGTCAAGGAATGGCAAGACAAGAAAATCTACCACCGCGTCCGCAAGGCGGCCGCCGGCCGTCCGAAATTCATCCTGCATGACGGTCCGCCGTACGCCAATGGCGACATCCACCTGGGCCACGCGGTCAACAAGATTCTGAAGGACATCGTCATCAAGTCGCGCACCATGGCCGGTTTCGACGCGCCGTATGTGCCGGGCTGGGATTGTCACGGCATGCCGATCGAAATCCAGATCGAAAAACTGTACGGCAAGAACTTGCCGACCGCCGAGGTGCTGGCCAAGGCGCGCGCCTACGCCACCGAACAGGTCGAGCGTCAAAAGAAAGACTTTATCCGCCTCGGTGTGTTGGCCGAATGGGAAAACCCCTACCTGACCATGTCGTACGGCAATGAAGCCGATGAATTGCGCGCACTCGGCACGATGCTGGAAAAAGGCTATGTGTACCGCGGCCTGAAACCGGTCAACTGGTGCTTCGATTGCGGCTCGGCACTGGCCGAGGCGGAAGTCGAATACGCCGACAAGCGCGATCCGGCCATCGACGTCGGTTTCCCGTTCGCCGAGCCAGCCAAAGTGGCGGCCGCGTTCGGCTTGCCATCGTTACCAACCGAGAATGGCCAGATCGTCATCTGGACCACCACGCCATGGACCATCCCGTCGAACCAGGCGCTGAACGTGCATCCGGAAGTGAGTTATGCGCTGGTGGAAACCGTGCGCGACGGCGCGCCGCTGCTGCTGATCCTGGCGGCCGACCTGGTTGCCGCCTGCCTGGAACGCTACAAGCTGGATGGCAAGGTCATCGCCACCACCAGCGGCGCCCAGCTGGAAGGCATCACCTTCAAGCACCCGCTGGCGAGCCAGCATGCGGCGTTCGACCGCGTGTCGCCGGTCTACCTGGCCGATTATGTGACCACCGACAGCGGCACCGGCGTGGTCCACTCGGCGCCAGCGTATGGCCAGGAAGACTTTGTTTCGTGCAAGGCGCACGGCATGAAGGATGACGCCATCCTGACCCCGGTGATGGGCGACGGCAAATTTGTGTCGACGCTGCCATTGTTCGGCGGTTTGACGATCTGGGAAGCATCGAAACCGATTTGCGACGCCTTGACAGCCGCCGGCAGCTTGTTTGAACTGAAAATGTTCTCGCACAGCTATATGCATTGCTGGCGCCATAAAACCCCGATCATCTACCGCGCCACCTCGCAATGGTTCGCCGGCATGGATGTGACGCCGAAGGACGGCGGCCCGACGCTGCGTCAAACGGCGCTGCAAGGCATCGCCGACACCCGGTTCTTCCCGGACTGGGGCCAGGCCCGCCTGCACGGCATGATCGCCAACCGTCCCGACTGGACCCTGTCGCGCCAGCGCCAGTGGGGCGTGCCGATGGCCTTCATCGTCCACAAGGAAACCGGCGAGCTGCATCCGCGCACCCCGGAATTGCTGGAACAAGTCGCCTCGCTGATCGAGAAAAGCGGCATCGAGGCGTGGCTGACGCTGGACTTGCAGGAGTTGCTGGGCGATGAAGCGGCCATGTATCAAAAGAACAAGGATACGCTGGATGTGTGGTTCGATTCCGGCAGCACCCACCAGACCGTGCTCGGCGGCCCGGCCGGCAAGGGCTCGCATGCGGCCCAGTCGCAATTCCCGGCCGACCTGTACCTGGAAGGTTCGGACCAGCACCGCGGCTGGTTCCACTCGTCGCTGCTGACCTCGGCCATGCTGAATGGCCGTCCGCCGTACAAGGCGCTGTTGACGCACGGCTTCACGGTCGATGGCGAAGGCAAGAAAATGTCCAAGTCGCTGGGTAACACGCTGGCGCCGCAAAAAATTTCCGACACCCTCGGCGCCGATATCCTGCGCCTGTGGATCGCCTCGACCGACTACACCGGCGAATTGTCGATTTCCGACGAAATCCTGAAACGCGTGACCGAATCGTACCGCCGCATCCGCAACACGCTGCGTTTCTTGCTGGCCAATACTTCCGACTTCGATCCGAACAAGGATGCGCTGCCGGTCGCCGACTTGCTGGAAATCGACCGTTACGCGCTGGTCAACATGGCCGCGCTGCAAGCCGACATCGGCAAGCATTTCGACGCCTATGAATTCCATCCGGTGGTGTCCAAGCTGCAAAACTATTGCTCCGAAGACTTGGGCGGTTTTTACCTCGACATCTTGAAAGACCGTCTGTACACCTCCGGCCTGAATTCGCCGGCGCGCCGTTCGGCGCAGACCGCGCTGTGGCATCTGACGCAAAGCCTGCTGCGCCTGATGGCGCCGATGCTGTCGTTCACCGCCGAAGAGGCGTGGGCGATCTTCGCCGGTCCGCAAGCGTACGCGGCCAGCGACGAAACCATCTTCACGCAAACGTATTGGGAATTGCCAGCGGTACAGGACGGCGCCGCGCTGCTGGAAAAATACACGGCCTTGCGGGCGGTGCGCACCGACGTCACCAAGCAGCTGGAAGACTTGCGCACCTCGGGCGCGATCGGTTCGTCGCTGCAGGCGGAATTGACGATCAAGGCGGCGCCGGCCAAGTACAAGTTGCTGTCCAGCCTGGCCGACGACTTGAAATTCGTCTTCATCACGTCGCAGGCGAACGCCGTCGAAGTGGCCGATGAGGCCGCTGAAACCGTGACCGTGACGGCGTCGGGCGCCGCCAAGTGCGAACGCTGCTGGCATTACCGCAGCGACGTCGGCAGCCATGCCGAGCATGCAACCTTGTGCGGCCGCTGCGTCAGCAATCTGTTCGGTGCGGGCGAAAAACGCCGCTTTGCGTAA
- a CDS encoding bifunctional riboflavin kinase/FAD synthetase: protein MKVFRGLPNAEARAPCALTIGNFDGVHLGHQALLSRVRGAASQLGLEAAVMTFEPHPREFFAQRTGDLSKAPPRIANLRDKLQSLSEAGIDRVIVEHFSAQFAALSPQEFTEKVLVDGLHVKWLMVGDDFCYGAKRAGNVELLQEAGKKYGFHVETLPTVMNGSQRISSSAVRSALADGDFSHARQLLGHPYAMSGHVIHGQKLGRTLGFPTLNLRVAHRPALSGIFVVQVHGLAAHPLPAVASLGVRPTVDDSGRVLLEVHLFDFAQSCYGKLVRVEFLQKLRDEEKYHDLPTLTAAITRDSNQAREFFERRSGAITATDRI, encoded by the coding sequence ATGAAGGTATTCCGCGGACTTCCCAATGCCGAAGCCCGAGCGCCCTGCGCTCTGACGATCGGCAACTTTGACGGTGTCCACCTTGGCCATCAAGCCTTGTTATCCCGCGTGCGCGGCGCCGCCAGCCAGCTCGGCCTGGAAGCGGCAGTGATGACGTTCGAACCGCATCCGCGCGAGTTTTTCGCGCAACGGACCGGCGACTTGTCCAAGGCGCCACCGCGCATCGCCAACTTGCGCGACAAATTGCAATCGCTGTCCGAAGCCGGCATCGACCGTGTCATCGTCGAGCATTTCAGCGCCCAGTTCGCCGCCCTGAGCCCGCAGGAATTCACGGAAAAGGTGCTGGTCGACGGCTTGCACGTCAAATGGCTGATGGTCGGCGACGATTTTTGCTATGGCGCCAAGCGGGCCGGCAATGTCGAATTGCTGCAAGAGGCCGGCAAGAAATATGGTTTTCATGTTGAAACCTTGCCAACCGTAATGAATGGCAGCCAGCGGATTTCGTCGTCGGCAGTACGCAGTGCGCTGGCCGACGGCGATTTTAGCCATGCGCGGCAATTGCTGGGCCACCCATATGCGATGTCCGGCCACGTGATCCATGGCCAGAAACTGGGCCGCACGCTGGGTTTCCCGACGCTGAACTTGCGCGTCGCGCACCGTCCGGCGCTGTCCGGTATTTTCGTGGTGCAAGTGCACGGCCTGGCCGCGCATCCGTTGCCGGCAGTCGCCAGCCTGGGCGTGCGCCCGACCGTCGACGATAGCGGCCGGGTATTATTGGAAGTGCATCTGTTCGATTTTGCGCAATCCTGTTACGGCAAGCTGGTACGGGTGGAGTTTTTGCAAAAACTGCGCGACGAAGAAAAATACCACGACTTGCCGACCCTGACCGCGGCGATTACCCGCGATTCCAATCAAGCCCGGGAATTTTTCGAGCGGCGCAGCGGCGCGATTACCGCCACCGACCGAATTTGA